One Rhododendron vialii isolate Sample 1 chromosome 2a, ASM3025357v1 genomic region harbors:
- the LOC131317493 gene encoding uncharacterized protein LOC131317493: MTNEPNNKGRPPQHPQPQSWQRTKREPRPDEYVAEHTAFTEPIYKLLNIIGKLPFFVWPTVLLGTVGSGPGMCTYHKEQGHYTTQCQPFKRYLEELAAAGHLNQWIDVRRNPLPPPPPIIGNIVSVIQGLVSKERAAELRSELDKAIASFPVCNVGTSGKQKLEDPSLGNPITFTSDDLKGVQLPHMDALIVTVTINRSTVQRVLIDQGSSVDVMFYSTF, from the coding sequence ATGACCAACGAGCCGAACAACAAGGGTCGACCTCCGCAACATCCTCAGCCACAGTCGTGGCAACGAACGAAGAGAGAACCACGGCCAGACGAGTATGTGGCCGAACACACAGCATTCACCGAACCTATCTACAAACTCCTCAACATCATCGGTAAACTACCATTCTTTGTGTGGCCAACGGTACTCTTAGGCACCGTCGGAAGCGGACCTGGGATGTGTACGTATCACAAAGAGCAAGGCCACTACACTACACAGTGCCAACCTTTTAAGCGGTACCTAGAAGAGCTCGCAGCAGCAGGGCATCTAAATCAGTGGATTGATGTTCGGCGAAAtccacttcctccacctccGCCGATCATCGGCAATATCGTAAGCGTTATACAAGGACTAGTTTCCAAAGAAAGAGCAGCCGAGCTTCGTTCAGAACTTGATAAAGCCATCGCCTCATTTCCCGTTTGCAACGTTGGCACCTCGGGAAAGCAAAAATTGGAAGATCCGAGCCTCGGCAACCCTATTACTTTTACCTCTGACGACTTGAAAGGTGTGCAACTCCCTCACATGGATGCCCTCATTGTTACTGTTACTATCAATAGGTCCACCGTTCAGCGGGTGTTGAtagatcaaggaagctcggtGGACGTAATGTTTTATTCAACATTTTAG
- the LOC131317494 gene encoding uncharacterized protein LOC131317494, translating to MTSRDDPLIFPDNSKDREGRTTTGSTRRSKSHRRGESVAHSQSIHNSEDILDKRMKEIEEGDRQALVVHKKVPSRGRRSRSPTPRRYEASPRKRRSRSKSQTPERRRAFSRKRRSRSRSPTKEEETRKHHRDRYERSDANWAKVTSRKTKKLEDRTMTAREAAWKALSNIAASPFARRLQEARLPSRVKHSTFILYETNADPVAHI from the exons ATGACAAGCAGAGATGACCCTCTGATATTCCCAGATAACTCCAAAGACAGAGAGGGAAGGACAACCACAGGCTCTACGAGAAGAAGCAAGTCCCACCGAAGAGGAGAGTCGGTTGCACATTCACAGAGTATACACAACAGTGAAGATATCCTCGATAAAAGGATgaaagaaatcgagga GGGAGACAGGCAGGCTCTGGTAGTCCACAAAAAAGTTCCCTCAcgaggaagaagaagcagaagtcccACCCCAAGGCGatatgaagcttctccacgaaaaaggaggagcagaagtaaaagccaaaCACCAGAGAGGCGAAGGGCTttttcacgaaaaaggagaagtagAAGCCGAAGTCCCACCAAGGAGGAGGAGACCAGAAAACATCACCGGGATAGGTACGAGAGGTCTGATGCCAATTGGGCCAAGGTTACGTCTCGAAAAACCAAGAAACTTGAAGACAGAAcgatgactgcacgagaagcagcatgGAAGGCCTTAAGCAACATAGCAGCTTCCCCCTTtgcaaggaggctacaagaggccaggttgccgagcagagtgaagcacagTACATTCATTCTTTACGAGACAAAcgcggatcccgtagctcacatataG
- the LOC131316440 gene encoding receptor-like protein 9DC3 codes for MGDYNYHYSLTVTMKGNEIELVRILTIFTTIDLSSNNFSGEIPKAIGKLNSLIVLNFSHNSLTGYIPESLGGLTSIESLDISSNHLTGRIPSQLTSLTFLVVFNLSWNRLHGPIPHGPQFNTFENSSYAGNIGLCGFPLSKDCEDNQTEVQPPMLQQDEDDSDVDGFTWKIVVIGYACGMTLGIFLGSLMFLIGRPKILCEIC; via the coding sequence ATGGGTGATTATAATTATCACTATTCTCTGACAGTGACAATGAAGGGGAATGAGATTGAATTGGTGAGAATTTTGACTATCTTCACAACAATTGACCTTTCATCCAACAATTTCAGTGGAGAAATTCCAAAAGCCATAGGAAAGCTAAATTCCCTCATTGTGCTTAATTTTTCTCATAATAGTCTTACAGGCTATATTCCAGAATCTTTGGGAGGCTTGACAAGCATTGAATCATTAGACATCTCTTCTAACCACCTTACCGGGAGAATTCCAAGCCAATTAACAAGTTTGACATTTCTCGTGGTCTTCAATCTTTCATGGAACCGTCTCCATGGACCCATACCCCATGGTCCACAATTTAATACATTTGAGAATAGTTCATATGCTGGGAACATAGGATTATGTGGGTTTCCCTTGTCGAAGGATTGTGAAGATAATCAAACAGAAGTACAACCACCGATGTTACAACAGGATGAAGATGATTCAGATGTTGATGGATTTACTTGGAAAATTGTGGTGATAGGATATGCATGTGGAATGACACTAGGAATCTTTCTGGGATCTCTCATGTTTTTAATTGGAAGACCTAAAATTCTTTGTGAGATTTGCTGa
- the LOC131317495 gene encoding receptor-like protein 9DC3: MTSLTALDLSSTRLQGCKLRGSIPKSLGNLMQISKLDLSGNGFTGEVPYTLSNLEELTMLDLSFNNFPGIIPVLAKLIKLERYLDISGNQLTGPIPFNLSGLQNLRELYSAYNSLNGEIPAWLFTLPSLIKLHLGSNHLTGQIPEFQHHLPLAFIVLSDNKLCGPIPQSISTLVNLTKLFLESNGLTGEIPSLICNASSLDTLDLHPNLLQGQLPIPPPFLENFFISNNSYTISHCLGNFSSFLTVLNLRSNELKGTLPLAFMKPNQLRSLDLSGNHFEGQLPRSLTNCRSLEVLNVGNNKINDTFPYWLGTLPELQVLVV, encoded by the exons ATGACATCTTTAACAGCTCTAGACCTATCATCGACAAGGTTGCAGGG GTGCAAATTACGGGGTTCCATTCCTAAATCTCTTGGGAACCTTATGCAAATCAGTAAACTAGATTTATCAGGAAATGGTTTCACCGGTGAAGTCCCATATACTCTCTCAAATCTCGAGGAACTCACTATGTTAGATCTTTCTTTCAACAACTTCCCAGGGATAATCCCGGTTCTTGCTAAGCTCATAAAGCTGGAGCG TTATCTAGATATATCTGGTAATCAACTCACAGGTCCCATCCCCTTCAATTTAAGTGGTCTTCAAAATCTACGTGAGCTCTACTCAGCTTACAACTCTCTTAATGGGGAAATACCTGCATGGTTGTTTACTCTTCCGTCATTGATAAAATTACACTtgggatccaatcatttaactggTCAAATTCCTGAGTTTCAGCATCATTTACCATTGGCATTTATTGTCTTGAGTGACAATAAACTTTGTGGCCCCATTCCACAGTCAATTTCAACTCTTGTAAATTTGACCAAGCTCTTTCTTGAATCAAATGGTCTTACTGGAGAGATTCCTTCATTGATTTGCAATGCGAGTTCCCTTGATACTCTTGATCTTCATCCCAATTTGCTTCAAGGACAACTTCCCATTCCACCACCCTTCCTAGAAAACTTTTTCATCTCAAACAATAGCTA TACGATTTCACATTGTTTGGGTAATTTTAGTAGTTTTCTCACGGTGTTAAATCTGCGCTCCAATGAACTTAAGGGAACCCTTCCCTTGGCATTTATGAAGCCCAACCAATTACGAAGTCTCGATTTGAGTGGAAATCATTTTGAAGGACAACTGCCAAGATCTTTGACAAATTGTAGAAGCCTGGAGGTTCTAAACGTCGGAAACAACAAGATTAATGACACATTTCCATATTGGTTGGGAACCCTTCCTGAGTTGCAGGTTCTTGTCGTGTGA
- the LOC131317496 gene encoding uncharacterized protein LOC131317496: MSEEKQKASASTNDELSRVGTLDNFSLDICHIKLDGTNYLIWSRTFTLAIEAKGMSEFIEGSVTPPVEAIALKKFKSQKSLVITWLFNSMRADIRHTFLLLDTPHKISTTAAQTYSQQGNDAQCFELRKRLRILEQNHHFIAVYFADLNGAWQEFDYYQGFQAVCAVDTAAWLKRLEKERVYDFLAGLDIEYDPIRVQVLGRISFPSLGEAYAIVQQEESRRGAMLDTPTPERSALVAIPQVGLVAQSGKSQSGASSGPINQESLRCDHCHNTGHTRDFYWKLHGRPSRGRGGGRGGRGRGPMRSKAQAHVSESTWVASLPDSGFRTGVQASSDHVSGFSQGEMQALRRLMARADSPSTIAPTSTASPTSSYFAHTGTGHGQSDWQW, translated from the exons ATGTCggaggaaaaacaaaaagcttCCGCTAGTACAAATGATGAattgagtcgtgtagggactctAGATAATTTTTCTCTGGATATTTGCCATATTAAGTTGGATGGTACcaactatttgatttggtctcgcACTTTTACTTTGGCTATTGAGGCCAAAGGAATGTCAGAATTTATTGAGGGTTCTGTTACTCCACCTGTTGAGGCTATTGCACTGAAGAAATTTAAATCTCAAAAATCGTTAGTTATAAcctggttgtttaattctatgagAGCTGATATTCGTCATACTTTTCTGCTTCTCGATACTCCACATAAGATTTCGACTACTGCAGCCCAAACCTATTCTCAACAGGGTAATGATgcacagtgttttgagttgaggaagagGCTCCGTATATTGGAACAAAATCATCATTTCATTGCTGTGTATTTTGCTGACTTGAATGGAGCGTGgcaggaatttgattattatcagggatTTCAGGCTGTTTGTGCTGTTGATACTGCTGCTTGGTTAAAGCGATTGGAGAAGGAACGTGTCTATGATTTTTTGGCTGGACTTGATATAGAATATGATCCGATTCGcgtgcaggtgttgggtcgtaTTTCATTTCCGTCGTTGggagaggcctatgccattgttcagcAGGAGGAGAGTAGGAGGGGTGCTATGTTGGACACTCCTACTCCTGAGCGTTCTGCCTTGGTTGCCATTCCTCAGGTTGGGCTTGTTGCACAGAGTGGTAAATCACAGTCTGGTGCTAGCAGTGGGCCTATTAATCAAGAGTCACTCCGATGTGATCATTGTCACAACACCGGCCATACCAGGGATTTCTATTGGAAGCTACATGGTCGTCCCTCTCGTGGGCGAGGGGGTGGACGCGGTGGTCGAGGTCGTGGCCCCATGCGTTCTAAGGCCCAGGCCCATGTTTCGGAGTCTACATGGGTTGCTAGCTTGCCTGATTCTGGGTTTCGTACTGGGGTTCAGGCGTCTTCTGATCATGTTAGTGGTTTTTCTCAGGGGGAAATGCAAGCTCTCCGGCGCCTAATGGCTCGGGctgattctccatctactatagctcctactTCTACAGCAAGTCCCacttcatcctattttgctcacacaG GAACTGGACACGGGCAaagtgattggcagtggtaa